A genomic segment from Cyanobium sp. NIES-981 encodes:
- a CDS encoding peptidase domain-containing ABC transporter, with amino-acid sequence MTTAPSPSVLRRFEPFERLPSELAPLLDPLLEPCRFRLGQTVLRPDVVPDGVLLINSGQLRSLAPAPRGTGQRTIERLSAGSIAGWAGVLRQDPCEHLRASTDVEALLLPAPRFLELLDGHPGLAASFQQRLAPSELHALLLQLAPTLPWAMEQLESWPAPLGAAIVRSLPPGPETSLNLPEGYRWFCSSGRPLGEGWPASPPPLKPRPAGSPWLRLIGLQAPPEPPGPESEPSATRGSASTSTSTEVPLATTELLGDDEYSPSPTEPAPRVQPGELHLRQASGARAIAVALCTALADYFGLPLNRDSLLQQVDGILQSQAAINLVNLGQIMDTLGLRVVLARVPTDRLARVPTPAALMQGGRIGLLDGVDPDGHARLLEAELGALRVPCSELATHEGGLTELLTFEKKDDAKRQNFGWSWFRPYLLEHRREVVEVVATSMVVNVLRLALPLGMLAMIGAVSVSGGVGTVLSIGALILLATVLEALLKSLRSYIFTETANRVDQSMKTTVLDHLIRLPQGFFDSRPVGRVVFYFSELDKFRELLLGNTLPALVDLAFVPIYLIVIMAISPVLGLVKLAMVPVILGFSLLANPAIKAQIQRTKAEAIRTYSFLTEVITGVQTIKAQNAELKTRWEFEDRYSRFLGEDLKLRVATEANSNLLAFLGQFSGLLMLVVAMVLVVSQTLTIGGLFAIRILGGYVVNPITQLPRQWQQIQLATQALQIVGDVVDRPTEQSLEESQTIPMPPMQGSVEFSNVSFRYRDEGPLNLEGVNLKVPKGAFVGLVGGSGSGKSTLLKLLPRSYKPLEGTVLVDGLDIAKVELYSLRRQIGVVPQESMLFDGSIRDNLLLVKPDATAAEMIRAARIACAHDFIMELPRGYNSDVGERGAGLSGGQRQRVALARAVLQNPRMLILDEATSALDASTERQVCINLLDAFRGRTVFFITHRLATVRPADVIVLMDKGGIMEMGSHDQLMEKQGWYYALYRSQNQEGLN; translated from the coding sequence ATGACGACAGCCCCCTCCCCATCCGTTCTGCGCCGGTTCGAGCCTTTCGAGCGCCTGCCCAGCGAGCTGGCCCCCCTGCTCGATCCGCTGCTGGAGCCCTGCCGCTTCCGCCTGGGCCAGACAGTGCTCCGCCCCGATGTGGTGCCCGATGGTGTGCTGCTGATCAACAGCGGCCAACTGCGCAGCCTCGCCCCGGCCCCCCGGGGCACGGGCCAGCGCACGATCGAGCGCCTCAGTGCGGGCTCCATCGCCGGCTGGGCCGGGGTGCTGCGCCAGGATCCCTGCGAGCACCTGCGGGCTTCCACCGATGTGGAGGCCCTGCTGCTGCCGGCGCCCCGCTTCCTCGAGCTGCTCGATGGCCATCCTGGTCTTGCCGCCAGCTTCCAGCAGCGCCTGGCCCCCAGTGAGCTGCACGCCCTGCTGCTGCAGCTGGCCCCCACCCTGCCCTGGGCGATGGAGCAGCTGGAGAGCTGGCCGGCCCCACTGGGGGCCGCCATCGTGCGCAGCCTCCCGCCAGGCCCGGAAACCAGCCTCAACCTGCCGGAGGGCTACCGTTGGTTCTGCAGCAGCGGTCGCCCCCTCGGCGAGGGCTGGCCCGCCAGCCCCCCGCCCCTGAAACCCCGCCCTGCGGGCAGCCCCTGGCTGCGGCTGATCGGGCTGCAGGCGCCTCCCGAGCCTCCCGGACCCGAATCCGAGCCATCGGCAACCCGCGGCAGCGCCTCCACGAGCACAAGTACTGAGGTGCCCCTCGCCACCACTGAGCTGCTCGGGGACGATGAATACAGCCCCTCCCCCACGGAGCCTGCCCCCCGGGTCCAGCCCGGTGAACTCCATCTGCGCCAGGCCAGCGGGGCCCGGGCGATCGCCGTGGCCCTGTGCACCGCCCTGGCGGATTACTTCGGCCTGCCCCTGAACCGCGACTCCCTGCTCCAGCAGGTGGATGGGATCCTGCAGTCGCAAGCGGCGATCAACCTGGTCAACCTCGGCCAGATCATGGACACCCTGGGCCTGCGCGTGGTGCTAGCACGCGTGCCCACCGACAGGCTGGCGCGGGTGCCCACGCCGGCCGCTCTGATGCAGGGCGGCCGCATCGGCCTGCTTGACGGGGTGGACCCCGACGGCCATGCCCGCCTGCTGGAGGCGGAACTGGGGGCGCTGCGAGTGCCCTGCAGTGAACTCGCCACCCATGAGGGTGGACTCACCGAACTGCTTACCTTCGAGAAAAAAGACGACGCCAAGAGGCAAAACTTCGGCTGGAGCTGGTTCCGGCCCTACCTGCTCGAGCACCGGCGCGAAGTGGTGGAGGTGGTGGCCACCTCCATGGTGGTCAACGTGCTGCGGCTGGCCCTGCCCCTGGGCATGCTCGCCATGATCGGTGCCGTGAGCGTGAGCGGCGGGGTGGGCACCGTGCTCAGCATCGGCGCTTTGATCCTGCTGGCCACGGTCCTGGAGGCGCTGCTCAAGAGCCTGCGCTCCTACATCTTCACCGAAACGGCCAACCGGGTCGACCAGTCGATGAAGACCACGGTGCTCGATCACCTGATCCGGCTGCCCCAGGGCTTTTTCGACAGCCGCCCCGTGGGCCGGGTGGTGTTCTACTTCAGCGAACTGGACAAGTTCCGCGAGCTGCTGCTCGGCAACACCCTGCCGGCGCTGGTGGATCTGGCCTTTGTGCCGATCTACCTGATCGTGATCATGGCCATCAGCCCTGTGCTTGGACTGGTGAAGCTGGCGATGGTGCCGGTGATCCTGGGTTTTTCACTGCTGGCCAACCCGGCGATCAAAGCCCAGATCCAGCGCACGAAGGCGGAGGCGATCCGCACCTACAGCTTCCTCACCGAGGTGATCACGGGTGTGCAGACCATCAAGGCCCAGAACGCCGAACTCAAGACCCGCTGGGAGTTCGAGGATCGTTATTCCCGTTTCCTCGGCGAGGATCTCAAGCTGCGCGTGGCCACGGAGGCCAATTCCAACCTGCTGGCCTTCCTCGGCCAGTTCAGTGGCCTGCTGATGCTCGTTGTGGCCATGGTGCTGGTGGTGAGTCAGACCCTCACCATCGGCGGCCTTTTCGCCATAAGGATCCTCGGCGGCTACGTGGTCAATCCAATCACCCAGCTGCCACGCCAGTGGCAGCAGATCCAGCTGGCCACCCAGGCCCTCCAGATCGTGGGCGACGTGGTGGATCGTCCAACCGAACAGAGCCTGGAGGAGAGCCAGACCATCCCGATGCCACCGATGCAAGGGAGCGTGGAGTTCTCCAACGTGAGCTTCCGCTACCGCGATGAAGGCCCTCTCAATCTCGAGGGGGTGAACCTCAAGGTGCCGAAGGGGGCCTTCGTGGGGCTGGTGGGCGGTTCCGGCAGCGGCAAGAGCACCCTGCTCAAGCTGCTTCCCCGCAGCTACAAGCCCCTGGAGGGCACCGTGCTCGTGGACGGCCTCGACATCGCCAAGGTGGAGCTCTACTCCCTGCGCCGCCAGATCGGCGTGGTGCCCCAGGAATCGATGCTGTTCGACGGCTCGATCCGGGACAATCTGCTGCTGGTGAAGCCCGACGCCACGGCCGCGGAGATGATCCGGGCCGCCCGCATCGCCTGCGCCCACGACTTCATCATGGAGCTTCCCAGGGGGTACAACTCCGATGTGGGCGAGCGGGGCGCCGGCCTCTCCGGCGGCCAGCGTCAACGGGTGGCCCTGGCCCGGGCCGTGCTGCAGAACCCGCGCATGCTCATCCTCGATGAGGCCACCAGCGCCCTGGATGCCAGCACCGAACGCCAGGTGTGCATCAACCTGCTCGACGCCTTCCGCGGACGCACCGTCTTCTTCATCACCCACCGCCTCGCTACGGTTCGCCCAGCCGACGTGATCGTGCTGATGGACAAGGGCGGGATCATGGAGATGGGAAGCCACGACCAACTGATGGAGAAACAGGGCTGGTACTACGCCCTCTACCGCAGCCAGAACCAGGAGGGACTCAACTGA
- a CDS encoding HlyD family efflux transporter periplasmic adaptor subunit, protein MLHTSSGFSGLVDRCRNWLRPGGRNRLRGQGFGPSSEPIQAVKVDLVGTGRKPTDQPDEPTATFGASTQPPQPPVPAGAFRSDLAPAPSASTAPWTFSQTVLLRKKRRGSRVLLWTGIGTVVLLGTWAVTAPLAETIAVPGKLEPGTSTKRVDAPVPGVVEAVLVKEGQRVRKGDPLVRFDLREPRSLLTAAEANRERLVNENQIAAATLGDSAATAKLTPNQRLQLSSQAEELASRRESARQELRKAETRLQGYRATLATYANIANRYAQLEKVGAVSEVQLLEARNQVQEYQNRIAEEQREILRLQSQLVNTGAVTNVELRRKVEENLRLIADLDNQIKQARLQIQYGQLTAPVDGLVFDVEVSPGSVVAQGTGSSASASTKALMKVVPQDALQARVYLPNKAVGFVVPGQKAELAIDAFESGNFGTVPATVERVASDALTSEEQTRVLGTQAQGLYFPAVLKLDQQTIKLRNSTVPLQAGMSLQADIKLRERRFIDIFTSMFTDQRRLLEQIR, encoded by the coding sequence ATGCTTCACACCTCGTCCGGTTTCAGCGGCCTGGTTGATCGCTGTCGCAACTGGCTGCGCCCCGGCGGACGCAATCGGCTTCGCGGCCAGGGTTTCGGCCCATCCTCCGAGCCGATCCAGGCCGTGAAGGTGGACCTGGTGGGCACGGGCCGGAAGCCCACCGACCAACCCGATGAGCCAACCGCCACATTCGGTGCCAGCACCCAGCCGCCTCAGCCACCGGTGCCGGCCGGCGCCTTCCGCTCCGACCTGGCCCCGGCCCCCTCGGCGAGCACCGCCCCCTGGACCTTCAGCCAGACCGTGCTTCTGCGCAAGAAGCGGCGCGGCTCGCGGGTTCTGCTCTGGACCGGCATCGGCACGGTGGTGCTGCTCGGCACCTGGGCAGTCACAGCCCCCCTGGCCGAAACGATCGCCGTGCCCGGCAAGCTCGAACCCGGCACCTCCACCAAGCGGGTGGATGCCCCGGTGCCCGGTGTGGTGGAAGCCGTTCTGGTGAAGGAAGGTCAACGCGTGCGCAAAGGCGATCCTCTGGTGCGCTTCGACCTGCGCGAGCCGCGCAGCCTGCTCACCGCCGCCGAGGCCAACCGCGAACGGCTGGTGAACGAAAACCAGATCGCCGCTGCCACCCTGGGCGATTCCGCCGCCACCGCCAAGCTCACCCCCAACCAGCGCCTGCAGCTCTCCAGCCAGGCGGAGGAGCTGGCCAGTCGAAGGGAGTCGGCCCGCCAGGAACTGCGCAAAGCAGAAACCCGCCTGCAGGGCTACCGCGCCACCCTGGCCACCTACGCCAACATCGCCAACCGCTATGCCCAGCTGGAGAAGGTGGGCGCGGTGAGCGAGGTGCAGCTGCTCGAAGCCCGCAATCAGGTGCAGGAGTACCAGAACAGGATCGCTGAGGAGCAGCGCGAAATCCTGCGCCTCCAGTCCCAGCTGGTGAACACCGGGGCGGTGACCAACGTGGAGCTGCGCCGCAAAGTGGAGGAGAACCTGCGCCTGATCGCCGATCTCGACAACCAGATCAAGCAGGCCCGCCTCCAGATCCAGTACGGCCAGCTCACAGCGCCAGTGGACGGTTTGGTGTTCGACGTGGAGGTGAGCCCCGGCAGTGTGGTGGCCCAAGGTACCGGCAGCTCGGCCAGCGCTTCCACCAAGGCCCTGATGAAGGTGGTGCCCCAGGATGCCCTGCAAGCACGGGTGTACCTGCCCAACAAGGCGGTGGGCTTCGTGGTGCCGGGCCAGAAAGCCGAGCTGGCCATCGATGCATTCGAGTCCGGCAACTTCGGTACCGTGCCCGCCACGGTGGAGCGGGTGGCCTCCGATGCCCTCACGTCCGAGGAACAGACCCGTGTGCTTGGCACCCAAGCCCAAGGCCTCTATTTCCCGGCCGTGCTGAAGCTCGACCAGCAGACGATCAAGCTGCGCAACAGCACCGTGCCGCTGCAGGCCGGCATGTCTCTCCAGGCTGACATCAAACTGCGCGAGCGTCGCTTCATCGACATTTTCACCAGCATGTTCACCGACCAGCGCCGCCTGCTCGAGCAAATCCGCTGA
- a CDS encoding glycosyltransferase family 2 protein, whose product MLDWSDPSRPDARSLATEVEAAIEEQDLQGARSIVYHWLKDWAASLPSAPQRHDLLQPELWRCLGDVVERTSDQYLIELLWQVFDDLPAPPTPPERASGPLPLLGVPILNRADLLQRLLDSLDHPVEILAVVDNSPPESSVGAQLRALRQLGHPLIGSIHIARPFTNLGVAASWNLILSSFPTAPLALLINNDVVLASGVLSAALASLNPNRPQFLQLLPDPNGFSAFLLTALCWDRLGLFDPSFHPAYAEDLDYRDRLRCTPAVEQVDGSFAHAAMAALNPEHSATILSDPELERQNRASFALNRLWYLSHRRLRHDPRGTWRRLWLNQWSAAPAPP is encoded by the coding sequence ATGTTGGATTGGAGTGACCCAAGCCGCCCCGATGCCCGCTCCCTCGCCACCGAGGTGGAAGCAGCGATCGAGGAGCAGGACCTGCAGGGCGCCCGCTCGATCGTGTACCACTGGCTCAAGGACTGGGCCGCCTCCCTGCCCAGCGCACCACAGAGGCACGATCTGCTGCAGCCGGAACTCTGGCGTTGCCTCGGCGATGTGGTGGAGCGCACCAGTGATCAGTACCTGATCGAGTTGCTCTGGCAGGTGTTCGATGACCTGCCGGCCCCCCCCACCCCTCCAGAGCGGGCCAGCGGGCCGCTGCCCCTCCTGGGCGTGCCGATCCTCAACCGGGCCGACCTGCTCCAGCGGCTGCTGGACAGCCTCGACCATCCGGTGGAGATCCTGGCGGTGGTGGACAACAGTCCACCGGAGTCCAGCGTCGGGGCCCAGCTGCGGGCCCTGCGGCAGCTGGGTCATCCGCTGATCGGAAGCATCCACATCGCCCGGCCGTTCACCAACCTGGGTGTGGCGGCCAGCTGGAATCTCATCCTCAGCAGCTTTCCCACAGCCCCGCTGGCGCTGCTGATCAACAATGATGTGGTGCTGGCTTCCGGCGTGCTGAGCGCCGCTCTGGCGAGCCTGAACCCCAACCGCCCCCAGTTCCTGCAGCTCCTTCCCGATCCCAACGGCTTCTCCGCCTTCCTGCTCACAGCGCTCTGCTGGGATCGGCTCGGCCTCTTCGACCCCAGCTTCCACCCCGCCTATGCCGAGGATCTCGACTACCGCGACCGTCTGCGCTGCACCCCGGCCGTGGAGCAAGTGGATGGGAGCTTCGCCCACGCGGCCATGGCTGCGCTGAACCCCGAGCACAGTGCCACCATCCTCAGCGATCCGGAGCTGGAACGTCAGAACCGGGCCAGCTTTGCCCTCAACCGGCTGTGGTACCTCAGCCACCGGCGCCTCCGCCACGATCCCCGCGGCACCTGGCGACGCCTGTGGCTGAACCAGTGGTCCGCCGCGCCGGCCCCGCCATGA
- the cysS gene encoding cysteine--tRNA ligase, protein MTLRLTNTLTRRVEPFEPLQPGRVSIYCCGVTVYDLCHLGHARSYIAWDVLRRYLLWRGYAVTFVQNYTDIDDKILKRAAREGSSMEVVSARNIEAFEADMARLNILPADRMPRATRSLEAIRSLIQELEAKGAAYSADGDVYFAVMRHSGYGKLSGRDLAEQQDNAAGRVADAEEARKQHPFDFALWKGAKPGEPCFPSPWGPGRPGWHIECSAMVREELGDTIDIHLGGADLIFPHHENEIAQSEAATGRELARYWLHNGMVNVGGEKMSKSLGNFTTIRALLDSGVSPMTLRLFTLQAHYRKPLDFTAEALEAAASGWDGLNAALRLGSGTKAAPHAPPQTGLQAGPQAEPADPAALAPVTPAPHATDPASLPADLAALHRRFIAAMDDDLNTAAALAVLFELARPLRGLAHRLERGDAAAAQELESPPLASRSRLLQELAAVLGLRPEQPASAVQARGTGDTAALEARITARIEARRSAKAARDFATADRIRAELQAEGIELIDRPGGVTDWLRH, encoded by the coding sequence GTGACCCTGCGGCTCACCAACACCCTCACCCGCCGCGTGGAGCCCTTCGAGCCGCTCCAGCCCGGCAGGGTGAGCATCTACTGCTGCGGCGTCACGGTGTACGACCTGTGCCACCTGGGCCATGCCCGCAGCTACATCGCCTGGGATGTGCTGCGCCGCTACCTGCTCTGGCGCGGCTATGCGGTGACCTTCGTGCAGAACTACACCGACATTGACGACAAGATCCTCAAGCGGGCCGCCCGGGAGGGCAGCTCGATGGAGGTGGTGAGCGCCCGCAACATCGAGGCCTTCGAAGCCGACATGGCCCGGCTCAATATCCTGCCGGCCGACCGGATGCCCCGGGCCACCCGCAGCCTCGAGGCCATCCGGAGCCTGATCCAGGAGCTGGAGGCCAAGGGGGCCGCCTACTCCGCCGATGGCGATGTGTACTTCGCCGTGATGCGCCACAGCGGCTACGGCAAGCTCTCCGGCCGCGACCTGGCCGAGCAGCAGGACAACGCGGCCGGGCGGGTGGCGGACGCCGAGGAGGCCCGCAAGCAGCATCCCTTCGACTTCGCCCTCTGGAAGGGGGCCAAGCCGGGCGAACCCTGCTTCCCCTCCCCCTGGGGACCGGGCCGGCCGGGCTGGCACATCGAATGCTCGGCCATGGTGCGGGAGGAGCTGGGCGACACGATCGACATCCACCTCGGCGGTGCCGACCTGATCTTTCCGCACCACGAGAACGAGATCGCCCAGTCGGAGGCGGCCACGGGCCGGGAGCTGGCCCGCTACTGGCTGCACAACGGCATGGTGAACGTGGGCGGCGAGAAGATGAGCAAGTCGCTCGGCAACTTCACCACCATCCGCGCCCTGCTGGATTCCGGCGTCAGTCCGATGACGCTGCGGCTGTTCACCCTGCAGGCCCACTACCGCAAACCGCTGGATTTCACCGCCGAGGCCCTCGAGGCCGCCGCCAGCGGTTGGGATGGTCTGAATGCCGCCCTGCGTCTGGGCAGCGGCACGAAAGCCGCACCACATGCCCCACCACAAACCGGGCTCCAGGCTGGACCGCAAGCCGAGCCGGCAGATCCCGCTGCGCTCGCCCCGGTCACGCCAGCTCCCCACGCCACGGATCCCGCCTCACTCCCGGCGGATCTGGCCGCGTTGCACCGCCGCTTCATCGCCGCCATGGACGACGACCTGAACACGGCGGCGGCCCTGGCCGTGCTGTTCGAGCTGGCCAGACCCCTGCGGGGGCTGGCCCACCGGCTGGAGCGGGGCGATGCCGCCGCTGCCCAGGAGCTCGAGAGCCCGCCCCTGGCCAGCCGCAGCCGGTTGCTGCAGGAGCTGGCCGCCGTGCTGGGCCTGCGGCCTGAGCAGCCCGCCAGCGCCGTCCAGGCCCGGGGCACAGGCGATACCGCCGCCCTCGAGGCCCGGATCACCGCGCGGATCGAGGCGCGCCGCTCCGCCAAGGCCGCCCGCGACTTCGCCACAGCCGACCGGATCCGCGCCGAACTGCAGGCCGAAGGCATCGAGCTGATCGACCGGCCCGGCGGCGTCACCGACTGGCTGCGCCACTGA
- a CDS encoding sodium-dependent transporter has product MSSFRSAPGHPREHWGSSLGFVLAAAGSAVGLGNLWGFAYRASQGGGGAFVLLYVLIVLLVCLPVLVAEMVLGRSTGHAPLLAPITAGGRRWAPLGWLYMAAAMGILAYYAVLMGWTGRSLLHALTAGLPADMAAAEAYFTAISSGGDAVLGHLISLAITGLVVAAGIRAGIERLSRWGMPLLFLLLLGLLVWALTLPGAAEGYRTFLLRWDPGKLTDPTTIRNAFTQAFFSIGTGIGAILAYAAYLDRRSPIPREAACVVGMDTAVGLMAGCVTFPVVASFGLGDVVSGSTVGTLFIALPTGLASLGASGRVVAVLFFCLAYIAAITSSVSLLEVPTSSLIDRLGWSRRRTVWLLVVLIALLGLPAALDVAVLERMDAVFGGVVLISGGLAMALLLGWGAPSRFLADLHQGGSPPALALPLLWALRWLSPPAITAGLVVSVLDLVRSWSG; this is encoded by the coding sequence ATGTCCAGCTTCCGCAGCGCTCCTGGCCACCCCCGTGAGCACTGGGGCTCGTCGCTGGGCTTCGTGCTGGCGGCCGCGGGCAGCGCCGTGGGTCTGGGCAACCTCTGGGGTTTCGCCTACCGGGCCTCCCAGGGCGGCGGCGGCGCCTTCGTGCTGCTCTACGTGCTGATCGTGCTGCTGGTGTGTCTGCCGGTGCTGGTGGCCGAGATGGTGCTGGGCCGCAGCACCGGCCACGCCCCCCTGCTGGCGCCGATCACGGCGGGAGGTCGCCGCTGGGCCCCCCTGGGCTGGCTCTACATGGCCGCGGCCATGGGGATCCTGGCCTACTACGCCGTGCTGATGGGCTGGACCGGTCGCTCGCTCCTGCATGCCCTCACCGCGGGACTGCCCGCTGACATGGCGGCGGCGGAGGCCTACTTCACGGCGATCAGCAGCGGCGGCGATGCCGTGCTCGGCCACCTGATCAGCCTGGCGATCACCGGGCTGGTGGTGGCGGCAGGCATCCGCGCCGGCATCGAGCGGCTCAGCCGCTGGGGTATGCCCCTGCTGTTCCTGCTGCTGCTGGGGCTGCTGGTGTGGGCGCTCACCCTGCCGGGGGCCGCGGAGGGCTACCGCACCTTCCTGCTGCGCTGGGATCCCGGCAAGCTCACCGATCCCACCACGATCCGCAACGCCTTCACCCAGGCCTTCTTCTCGATCGGCACCGGCATCGGCGCGATCCTGGCCTATGCGGCCTACCTCGACCGCCGCAGTCCGATTCCCCGGGAGGCCGCCTGCGTGGTGGGGATGGACACGGCCGTGGGCCTAATGGCCGGTTGCGTCACCTTCCCCGTGGTGGCCAGCTTCGGACTGGGCGATGTGGTGAGCGGCAGCACCGTGGGCACCCTGTTCATCGCCCTGCCCACCGGTCTGGCCTCGCTGGGGGCGAGCGGGCGGGTGGTGGCGGTGCTGTTCTTCTGCCTGGCCTACATCGCGGCGATCACCTCCTCGGTGTCGCTGCTGGAGGTGCCCACCAGTTCGCTGATCGACCGGCTCGGCTGGAGCCGGCGGCGCACGGTGTGGCTGCTGGTGGTGCTGATCGCCCTGCTGGGCCTGCCCGCGGCCCTCGATGTGGCGGTGCTGGAGCGGATGGATGCGGTGTTCGGCGGCGTGGTGCTGATCAGCGGCGGGCTGGCGATGGCCCTGCTGCTGGGCTGGGGGGCGCCCTCGCGCTTCCTGGCCGACCTGCACCAGGGCGGCAGCCCTCCGGCCCTGGCGCTGCCGCTGCTCTGGGCCCTGCGCTGGCTGTCGCCGCCGGCGATCACGGCGGGGCTGGTGGTGTCGGTGCTGGATCTGGTGCGCAGCTGGAGCGGCTGA
- a CDS encoding RluA family pseudouridine synthase: protein MRPGPTPVGPPASWWGLELVHADAWLLAVHKPSGLLSQPGLGPALADSALTRLQQRWPTARLVHRLDRDTSGLLLLALDAASHRHLSLQFQRGLVRKAYGAEVHGRLTALRGRIAAPLARVGTRPPRYGVVPAGKPSLTLWRRLALGPGWTRLLLLPRTGRSHQLRVHLAAIGHPILGDPIYGGADPSGAPAPGRLRLHALGLRLNHPHSGAPLRLRCAGHWGDP, encoded by the coding sequence GTGAGGCCTGGGCCCACGCCGGTTGGTCCGCCCGCAAGCTGGTGGGGCCTGGAGCTGGTGCATGCCGATGCCTGGCTGCTCGCGGTGCACAAACCCTCCGGCCTGCTCAGCCAGCCCGGCCTCGGTCCTGCCCTGGCCGACTCGGCCCTCACCCGCCTGCAGCAGCGCTGGCCCACGGCCCGGCTGGTGCACCGGCTCGATCGCGACACCTCGGGCCTGCTGCTGCTGGCCCTCGATGCCGCCAGCCATCGCCACCTGAGCCTGCAGTTCCAGCGGGGCCTGGTGCGCAAGGCCTATGGGGCCGAGGTGCACGGCCGGCTGACGGCCCTGCGGGGACGCATCGCCGCCCCCCTGGCCCGGGTCGGCACCCGTCCGCCCCGCTACGGCGTGGTGCCCGCCGGCAAGCCCAGCCTCACCCTCTGGCGCCGCCTGGCCCTGGGTCCGGGCTGGACGCGCCTGCTGCTGCTGCCCCGCACCGGCCGCTCGCACCAGCTGCGGGTGCACCTGGCCGCGATCGGCCACCCGATCCTCGGCGACCCCATCTACGGCGGCGCCGATCCCAGCGGAGCGCCGGCCCCCGGGCGGCTGCGCCTCCATGCCCTGGGCCTGCGGCTCAACCACCCCCACAGCGGCGCACCGCTGCGCTTGCGGTGTGCCGGACACTGGGGCGATCCCTGA
- a CDS encoding DUF368 domain-containing protein → MAPAPSLPYVIGCGLAMGAADVVPGVSGGSMAFILGIYGRLLEAIAGFDLELLALLRRGAWRQAAERVQLGFLVPLLVGIGASVLLLVRPITWLYEHHPVLLFAFFFGLILGSIVLIARHAHWGASGLVAMAAGVIGALVLVTRVPVTMPHDAFTIFWSGAVAIMAMILPGISGSFLLLVLGQYQHVMEAVKGLDLATLVPFALGCISGLLLFVRLLRWLLHRWHGQTVALLVGFMVGSLWKIWPFRTVLDTTINAKGKLVVLRDALAAPASPSALAAALLLMGIGVALVAGLEALQARAGVEEMGG, encoded by the coding sequence ATGGCCCCCGCGCCGTCTCTGCCCTACGTGATCGGCTGCGGTCTGGCGATGGGGGCCGCCGATGTGGTGCCCGGTGTGTCGGGGGGCAGCATGGCCTTCATCCTGGGCATCTACGGCCGGCTGCTGGAGGCGATCGCCGGATTCGATCTGGAGCTGCTCGCCCTGCTGCGCCGGGGTGCCTGGCGCCAGGCGGCCGAGCGGGTGCAGCTGGGCTTCCTCGTGCCCCTGCTGGTGGGGATCGGCGCCTCGGTGCTGCTGCTGGTGCGGCCGATCACCTGGCTGTATGAGCACCATCCGGTGCTGCTGTTCGCCTTCTTCTTCGGGTTGATCCTGGGCTCGATCGTGCTGATCGCCCGCCATGCCCACTGGGGAGCCTCCGGCCTGGTGGCGATGGCCGCCGGAGTGATCGGCGCCCTGGTGCTGGTCACCCGGGTGCCGGTGACCATGCCCCATGACGCCTTCACCATCTTCTGGAGCGGCGCCGTGGCGATCATGGCGATGATCCTGCCCGGGATCTCCGGCTCGTTCCTGCTGCTGGTGCTGGGGCAGTACCAGCACGTGATGGAGGCGGTGAAGGGCCTGGATCTGGCCACCCTGGTGCCGTTCGCCCTGGGCTGCATCAGCGGTCTGCTGCTGTTCGTGCGGCTGCTGCGCTGGCTGCTGCACCGCTGGCACGGCCAGACGGTGGCCCTGCTGGTGGGCTTCATGGTGGGATCGCTCTGGAAGATCTGGCCGTTCCGCACCGTGCTGGACACCACCATCAACGCCAAGGGCAAGCTGGTGGTGCTGCGCGATGCCCTGGCCGCGCCGGCCAGCCCCTCGGCCCTGGCCGCCGCCCTGCTGCTGATGGGCATCGGCGTGGCGCTGGTGGCGGGGCTCGAAGCCCTGCAGGCCCGGGCGGGGGTGGAGGAGATGGGCGGCTGA